From one Streptomyces sp. NBC_01478 genomic stretch:
- a CDS encoding dienelactone hydrolase family protein: MTTITTRTVQYPADGLTMIGHLALPAGVDRRPAVLLGPEGMGLSDVERRRADALAELGYVALAFDLHGGRYVSDPEEMLARCMPLLADPDRMRSIGHAALDVLRTEPRTDPDRIAAVGYGTGGAVGLELGRDGVNLRAIGTVNALTTGRPGEAARIRCPVWAGVGSEDPIMPPAQRDAFTAEMQAAGVDWRLAVYGGALHAFHHPPVDHPTVPGVGYHPQHAQRAWRDVVDLLAECLPVTEDLGA; encoded by the coding sequence ATGACGACGATTACGACGCGTACGGTCCAGTACCCGGCCGACGGTCTGACGATGATCGGGCACCTCGCGCTGCCGGCCGGTGTCGACCGCCGGCCCGCGGTGCTGCTCGGACCAGAGGGCATGGGGCTCAGCGACGTCGAGCGCCGCAGGGCCGATGCTCTCGCCGAGCTGGGCTATGTAGCGCTGGCCTTCGACCTCCACGGCGGGCGCTATGTGAGCGACCCCGAGGAGATGCTGGCCCGCTGCATGCCACTGCTCGCTGATCCCGACCGGATGCGGAGCATCGGCCATGCGGCGCTCGACGTGTTGCGCACCGAACCACGGACCGACCCCGACCGGATCGCCGCCGTCGGCTACGGCACCGGGGGAGCCGTAGGGCTGGAACTCGGGCGCGACGGCGTCAACCTGCGCGCGATCGGGACAGTCAACGCACTGACAACGGGCCGACCGGGCGAGGCGGCGCGCATTCGCTGCCCGGTGTGGGCCGGGGTCGGGTCGGAAGACCCGATCATGCCGCCCGCGCAGCGAGACGCGTTCACCGCTGAGATGCAGGCCGCGGGCGTCGACTGGCGCCTCGCGGTCTACGGCGGCGCCTTGCACGCCTTCCACCATCCGCCGGTCGACCACCCCACGGTCCCCGGCGTCGGCTACCACCCGCAGCACGCGCAGCGAGCCTGGCGCGACGTCGTCGACCTGCTCGCCGAGTGCCTGCCCGTGACGGAGGATCTGGGGGCATGA
- a CDS encoding glycosyltransferase, with protein MTLVIATATPFHGHVQPVLAVASDLVRRGHEVVVLTGSRFAEDVRAAGALHVSLPPEADFDDRKLELYFPERGALPAGPRQLDYDLKHVFGDPTAAQYRALHSLLARRFPASVVVSDPLFLGATALALSAPPGRRPVTVSLGITMPTLLSEDAPPIGLGMPPLVGEGAKKRHRDMNDQVREVFADAQRHVEDNFGESGTELPGFLLDCLVTVPDHYLQLTVPGFEYPRGDLPPSFRFVGPLPAAPPSGTRSLPDWWTEVEDADRPVVVVTQGSFDNRDLGRLVRPALDALAGEDVLVVAATGRADGPDRIRAAGPVPANARVAGYVPFDALLPHASVLVTNGGYGGVHQALRYGVPLVVGGDGEDKPEVAARVEWSGAGLDLRTGRPSPTVVRDAVRRVLAEPGFRKRAAGLREKFGRHDALGAIAEVVGGATAAAGPA; from the coding sequence GTGACACTGGTCATCGCCACCGCAACACCCTTCCACGGCCACGTTCAGCCGGTCCTCGCCGTGGCCTCCGATCTCGTCCGGCGCGGGCACGAGGTGGTCGTGCTGACCGGGAGCCGGTTCGCCGAGGACGTACGGGCCGCCGGTGCCCTGCATGTGTCGTTGCCGCCGGAAGCGGACTTCGACGACCGGAAGCTGGAGCTGTACTTCCCCGAGCGCGGTGCGCTGCCGGCCGGGCCGAGGCAGTTGGACTACGACCTGAAGCACGTCTTCGGCGATCCCACCGCCGCCCAGTACCGGGCCCTGCACAGCCTGCTCGCCCGCCGGTTCCCGGCGTCCGTCGTTGTCAGCGATCCGCTGTTCCTGGGCGCCACCGCACTCGCGCTGTCCGCACCGCCCGGCCGCCGGCCGGTCACCGTCAGCCTCGGCATCACCATGCCGACCCTGCTCAGCGAGGACGCGCCGCCCATCGGGCTCGGCATGCCGCCCCTGGTCGGAGAGGGCGCGAAGAAACGGCATCGGGATATGAACGACCAGGTCAGGGAGGTCTTCGCGGACGCGCAGCGGCACGTCGAGGACAACTTCGGGGAGAGCGGCACCGAACTGCCGGGCTTCCTGCTGGACTGCCTGGTGACCGTGCCGGACCACTATCTCCAGCTGACCGTCCCGGGGTTCGAGTACCCGCGCGGCGACCTGCCGCCGTCGTTCCGGTTCGTCGGGCCGCTGCCCGCCGCGCCGCCGAGCGGAACGCGGTCGCTTCCCGACTGGTGGACCGAGGTGGAGGATGCGGACCGTCCCGTCGTCGTGGTCACACAGGGGTCCTTCGACAACCGCGATCTCGGGCGGCTGGTGCGGCCCGCGCTCGACGCCCTGGCCGGAGAGGACGTCCTGGTGGTCGCCGCGACGGGCCGCGCGGACGGCCCTGACCGCATCCGGGCGGCGGGTCCCGTTCCCGCGAACGCGCGAGTCGCCGGCTACGTCCCCTTCGACGCGCTTCTCCCGCACGCCTCGGTCCTGGTCACCAACGGCGGCTACGGCGGGGTCCACCAGGCCCTGCGGTACGGCGTCCCGCTCGTCGTGGGCGGGGACGGGGAGGACAAGCCGGAGGTGGCGGCCCGGGTGGAGTGGAGCGGGGCCGGGCTCGACCTGCGGACCGGGCGGCCGTCGCCCACGGTCGTGCGGGACGCCGTACGAAGGGTGCTGGCCGAACCCGGATTCCGGAAGCGGGCGGCCGGGTTGCGGGAGAAGTTCGGGCGCCATGACGCGCTCGGGGCGATCGCGGAGGTGGTGGGGGGAGCGACCGCTGCGGCCGGGCCCGCCTGA